One genomic segment of Hevea brasiliensis isolate MT/VB/25A 57/8 chromosome 3, ASM3005281v1, whole genome shotgun sequence includes these proteins:
- the LOC131178705 gene encoding BES1/BZR1 homolog protein 4-like, which translates to MADEKKRIMRGCIKNGRGPWIVRRTTNYGIITKYRFPSDRERQTNKQRERRRRAVARKIFAGLRQHGNYKLPKHADTNDLLKALCEEAGWHVEEDGTVYRNKEFISSLVKASSYYAQEDLDCCKSNNHMVSENGVFPLSGEFPLSSSSIEERHGNGEHDDLRLSLSLSLSSSTWKKNADAKENRVD; encoded by the exons ATGGCAGATGAGAAAAAGAGGATAATGAGGGGTTGTATCAAGAATGGTAGGGGGCCTTGGATAGTTCGTAGAACTACCAACTATGGTATTATCACTAAATATCGGTTTCCTTCTGATAGGGAGCGCCAAACCAACAAGCAAAGGGAGCGTAGAAGGAGAGCAGTGGCTCGGAAGATCTTTGCAGGCCTTAGACAGCATGGAAACTACAAGCTTCCCAAACATGCTGACACCAATGACCTGCTCAAGGCTCTTTGTGAGGAAGCAGGTTGGCATGTTGAAGAAGATGGTACCGTTTACAGGAATAAG GAGTTCATATCCAGCTTGGTCAAAGCAAGCTCCTACTATGCTCAGGAAGATCTTGATTGTTGTAAAAGCAATAATCATATGGTTTCAGAAAATGGAGTATTCCCATTATCGGGAGAATTCCCATTATCGAGTTCTTCAATTGAAGAGCGCCATGGAAATGGAGAACATGATGACCTTAGGCTCTCACTCTCACTGTCACTTTCAAGTTCAACTTGGAAAAAGAATGCAGATGCCAAGGAAAACCGGGTGGATTAA
- the LOC110641628 gene encoding protein trichome birefringence-like 35 isoform X2, with protein MMQRWSRKKSHFPLAVFVLLVFITCSILYNETSIKQIHEHPDHLPRKPQTTVTYIEPNLVTHSTRVPEVLDRFVRCNVTKDYSGKKIQWVDRKPKLGQRSESLESCDVFSGKWVFDNKSCPLYNESDCPYMSDQLACHKHGRSDLGYQYWRWQPHNCNLKRWNVTEMWEKLRGKRLMFVGDSLNRGQWISMVCLLQSVIPADKRSMSPNAPLTIFRAEEYDATVEFLWAPLLVDSNSDDPVNHRLNERIIRPDSVLKHSSKWEHADILVFNTYLWWRQGPVKLLWSNEENGVCEELDGLGAMELAMESWADWVASKANSLEKRVFFVTMSPTHLWSREWKPGNEGNCYNEKFPIDWEGYWGSGSDLPTMRMVERVLSRLGSTVSVLNITQLSEYRKDGHPSIYRKFWETLSPDQLSNPMTYSDCIHWCLPGVPDNG; from the exons ATGATGCAGAGATGGAGCAGAAAGAAATCCCATTTTCCTTTGGCGGTATTTGTCTTGCTCGTCTTCATAACTTGTTCAATTCTTTATAACGAAACTAGCATTAAACAAATCCATGAACACCCAGATCATCTCCCTCGCAAGCCACAAACTACCGTTACTTACATAGAGCCAAATCTCGTTACCCACTCGACCCGAGTTCCAG AAGTTTTGGATAGGTTCGTTAGATGCAACGTTACTAAAGACTACAGTGGTAAGAAAATCCAATGGGTTGATCGGAAACCGAAATTGGGTCAACGGAGCGAGAGTTTGGAGAGCTGTGATGTGTTTTCGGGTAAATGGGTATTTGATAATAAATCGTGCCCGCTTTATAATGAGTCGGATTGTCCGTACATGTCTGACCAATTGGCATGTCACAAGCATGGAAGGTCCGATTTGGGATACCAGTACTGGAGGTGGCAACCTCACAACTGCAATTTGAAGAG ATGGAATGTTACTGAAATGTGGGAGAAGTTGAGAGGGAAGAGACTGATGTTTGTGGGTGATTCACTAAATAGAGGGCAATGGATATCAATGGTATGTTTGTTACAGTCAGTGATCCCAGCGGATAAGAGATCTATGTCTCCAAATGCTCCTCTTACCATTTTCAGGGCAGAG GAATACGATGCTACTGTGGAATTTCTATGGGCCCCACTTCTTGTTGATTCTAATTCTGATGACCCTGTGAATCATAGATTGAATGAGCGGATAATTCGTCCAGATTCAGTTCTAAAGCATTCATCAAAGTGGGAACATGCTGATATACTAGTTTTCAACACATACTTGTGGTGGAGACAAGGCCCTGTTAAGTTGTT ATGGAGCAATGAAGAAAATGGGGTTTGCGAGGAATTAGATGGATTAGGAGCTATGGAATTGGCAATGGAGTCATGGGCAGACTGGGTAGCTTCTAAGGCCAATTCCCTTGAGAAACGGGTCTTCTTCGTTACCATGTCTCCAACACATCTCTG GAGCCGGGAGTGGAAGCCTGGAAATGAAGGAAATTGCTATAATGAGAAGTTCCCTATTGATTGGGAGGGCTATTGGGGAAGTGGCTCTGACTTGCCTACAATGCGTATGGTAGAAAGAGTCCTCAGCAGATTGGGTTCAACCGTTTCTGTTCTTAATATCACTCAGTTATCTGAGTATCGAAAAGATGGCCACCCTTCCATCTACCGAAAATTTTGGGAGACACTGAGCCCTGATCAGTTGTCGAATCCTATGACGTACTCTGATTGCATACATTGGTGCTTACCTGGCGTGCCTGAT AATGGCTAA
- the LOC110641628 gene encoding protein trichome birefringence-like 35 isoform X1, which yields MMQRWSRKKSHFPLAVFVLLVFITCSILYNETSIKQIHEHPDHLPRKPQTTVTYIEPNLVTHSTRVPEVLDRFVRCNVTKDYSGKKIQWVDRKPKLGQRSESLESCDVFSGKWVFDNKSCPLYNESDCPYMSDQLACHKHGRSDLGYQYWRWQPHNCNLKRWNVTEMWEKLRGKRLMFVGDSLNRGQWISMVCLLQSVIPADKRSMSPNAPLTIFRAEEYDATVEFLWAPLLVDSNSDDPVNHRLNERIIRPDSVLKHSSKWEHADILVFNTYLWWRQGPVKLLWSNEENGVCEELDGLGAMELAMESWADWVASKANSLEKRVFFVTMSPTHLWSREWKPGNEGNCYNEKFPIDWEGYWGSGSDLPTMRMVERVLSRLGSTVSVLNITQLSEYRKDGHPSIYRKFWETLSPDQLSNPMTYSDCIHWCLPGVPDVWNELLFHFL from the exons ATGATGCAGAGATGGAGCAGAAAGAAATCCCATTTTCCTTTGGCGGTATTTGTCTTGCTCGTCTTCATAACTTGTTCAATTCTTTATAACGAAACTAGCATTAAACAAATCCATGAACACCCAGATCATCTCCCTCGCAAGCCACAAACTACCGTTACTTACATAGAGCCAAATCTCGTTACCCACTCGACCCGAGTTCCAG AAGTTTTGGATAGGTTCGTTAGATGCAACGTTACTAAAGACTACAGTGGTAAGAAAATCCAATGGGTTGATCGGAAACCGAAATTGGGTCAACGGAGCGAGAGTTTGGAGAGCTGTGATGTGTTTTCGGGTAAATGGGTATTTGATAATAAATCGTGCCCGCTTTATAATGAGTCGGATTGTCCGTACATGTCTGACCAATTGGCATGTCACAAGCATGGAAGGTCCGATTTGGGATACCAGTACTGGAGGTGGCAACCTCACAACTGCAATTTGAAGAG ATGGAATGTTACTGAAATGTGGGAGAAGTTGAGAGGGAAGAGACTGATGTTTGTGGGTGATTCACTAAATAGAGGGCAATGGATATCAATGGTATGTTTGTTACAGTCAGTGATCCCAGCGGATAAGAGATCTATGTCTCCAAATGCTCCTCTTACCATTTTCAGGGCAGAG GAATACGATGCTACTGTGGAATTTCTATGGGCCCCACTTCTTGTTGATTCTAATTCTGATGACCCTGTGAATCATAGATTGAATGAGCGGATAATTCGTCCAGATTCAGTTCTAAAGCATTCATCAAAGTGGGAACATGCTGATATACTAGTTTTCAACACATACTTGTGGTGGAGACAAGGCCCTGTTAAGTTGTT ATGGAGCAATGAAGAAAATGGGGTTTGCGAGGAATTAGATGGATTAGGAGCTATGGAATTGGCAATGGAGTCATGGGCAGACTGGGTAGCTTCTAAGGCCAATTCCCTTGAGAAACGGGTCTTCTTCGTTACCATGTCTCCAACACATCTCTG GAGCCGGGAGTGGAAGCCTGGAAATGAAGGAAATTGCTATAATGAGAAGTTCCCTATTGATTGGGAGGGCTATTGGGGAAGTGGCTCTGACTTGCCTACAATGCGTATGGTAGAAAGAGTCCTCAGCAGATTGGGTTCAACCGTTTCTGTTCTTAATATCACTCAGTTATCTGAGTATCGAAAAGATGGCCACCCTTCCATCTACCGAAAATTTTGGGAGACACTGAGCCCTGATCAGTTGTCGAATCCTATGACGTACTCTGATTGCATACATTGGTGCTTACCTGGCGTGCCTGATGTATGGAATGAATTACTATTCCATTTTTTGTAA